The sequence ACGACGAGCAGCCCGACCATCCTCTTCATCGCCGGCCACTGGTTGGGTGCGTGGGCGTGGGATGAGGTCCTCGAACACCTGAACGCCGCGGGCCCTCGTGCGGTCGCGATGACGCTGCCGGGTCTCGACGCGAACGATCCCGAGCGTGCGACGAAGACGCTCGATGATCAAGCCGCCGGGATCCTGGGGGAGCTCGCCCGGCTCGGTGTCTCAGAGCAGCATCCCGCGATCATCGTCGCGCACAGCGGCGCGAACGCGCCCGTCAGCCTCGTGCTCGATCGGCACCCGGAGCTGTTCGCCCGGGTGGTGTGGGTCGACTCCGGCCCGGTGGCGACGGGGAGCGTGTTCGCGCCCGATCTCCCGGAGCAGGTGGACGAGCTTCCCCTGCCGCCGTTCGAGGTGCTGGGGCAGCAGGCGAGCCTGGAGGGACTGAGCACGGAGGTGCTCGAGCGCTTTCGCGAGCGGGCAGTGCCGCAGCCCGGCCCCGCGCTGCGGCAGCCCGTCGAGCTCGTGGACGATGCGCGTCGCAGGATCCCGACCACGCTCGTGTGCTGCTCGATCTCGGGCACGCAGGTGCGGGAACTGGCGCAGGCGGGTCATCCCATGTTCGCCGAAGTCGCGGAGCTCGACCACCTCGACGTCGTCGACCTGCCGACGGGGCACTGGCCGATGTGGAGTCGTCCCGGCGACCTCGCGGAGCTGATCCAGGCGGTCGCCTCCTCCAGCGACTGAACCCTGCGCCGTGCGGGCCTCAAGCCCGCACGGATGTCGGGAGAATGCACGGAAGTCGGGAGGATCCGGCAGATCCGTACGGGATCCGCGGGAACCTCCCGACATCCGTGCGGCGATCACCGCACCTCAGGGGCGCGCGAGGGGTTACTCCCTGTCGGCCGCCACCTCGAAGACGTCCATCGTCTCCTCGGCAGAGGCGGCACGGCGTTCCTCACGGCGGGCCCGTCGCTCGGCACGCTTGGCGATCCGGCGATCCCGGCTGCGCTCCACGAGCGTGTACAGGACCGGCACCAGCACCAGGGTGAGCAGCGTCGATGACACCAGTCCGCCGATCACCACGATCGCCAACGGCTTCGAGATGAACACGCCACCACCGGTCAGGCCGAGCGACATCGGGACCAGCGCGAACACGGTCGCGGCCGCCGTCATCAGGATCGGACGCAGACGCAGACGCGTTCCGTGCTCCACGGCCTCGTCCAGGCTCGCCCCGGCCACCCGGAGGCGGTTCACGAGGTCCATCAGCACGATGGCGTTCGTCACGACGATGCCGATGAGCATCAGCAGTCCGATCAGCGCCGGAAGCCCCATCGGCGTACCGGTGAGGAGGAGCCCGAGGATCGCACCGGTCGCCGCGAACGGGATCGAGATGAGCAGCACGAGCGGGCCGCGGAAGTTGCGGAACGTCGCCACCATCACCAGCAGCACGAGAACGATGGCCCCCAGCATCGCCAGACCGAGCTGACTGAACGCCTCGTCCTGCTGGGCGGACGCGCCGCCCTGCTCGAACGTGACGCCCGCCGGCAGGTCGGTCTCGGCGATCGCTTCGTCGATCGCCCGGCTGGCCGCCGACAGACCGCCCTTCTCCGGCGTGACCGTCAGGGTGACCTGCCGCTCGCCTTCCGCGCGGGTGATGGTCGGAGCGGTGAGCTCTTCCTCGACCGTGGCGATCGCGGCCAGAGGGATCGCGGTGCCCGTGACCTCGGTGGCCGCCTTCTGCTCCGCCTCGGCGGCTTCGGCCTCGACCTGCTGGGCGGCGGCGTCGGTGCGGCTCTGACGCAGGGCCTTGATCTGCTCGTCCGCCGCCTTGATGCCGGACTGCGCGCCTTCGATCGCGCTCTGCAGTGCCGAGAGCTGCTCGGCGCGCTCCGCCTGCGCCTGGAGCACCGCCTCGTCCTCAGGACTCAGCGGGTCTGCGGGGACGATCGGCGCCGCCGACAGCTCCGCGAGCTGCTTGTTCAGGGCACCGATCTGACCCGCGAGCTCGGCCCGCTGCTTCGTGGCCGTGTTGATCTGCGAGTCGAGTTCTTTCTCGGCCTTTGTCTTGGCCTCGTCGGCCTTGGCCTTGGCTTTGGCCTCGAGTGCGTCGGCGGCGGCCTTCTGCGCCTCGGCCGTCTGCTGGGCCGTGACGGGCAGCATGATCTCGCCGAGCTTGTCGGCGGTTCGTGCCGAGCCCGGCGTGCGCACGACGATGTCGCGCTCCCGACCCTCGTACATGAGGGTGCCGACGGTGGTGCCCGAGAGCGCCTCCTGCACGGCCTTCGCGATCGTGGCCCGGTCGAAGCCGAGGCGCGCGGCCAGCGGCTCGTCGACCTTCACGCGCAGCACCGGCTGCTCGCCCGCGAGCTCGCTCTTCACGGAGCGCACCCCGTCGGCGTCGGCAAGCTGCGTCTCCAGCAGATCGCTCGCGGTCCGCAGCGCGGCCGGGTCGTTGCCCTGGATGGCCAGGGCGATGCCGTCACCGGCACCCGCAAGGGAGGCATCCTGCGAAGCGAGCTCGATCGTGCCGCTGTCGGCAAGACCGTCCAGCGCCTTCTGCACCTTCGACTCGACCGCGGCGACGTCGGCTCCGTCCTTCACCCGCAGGTCGTAGGTGATCGACGTCGGGGTGCCGGGTGTGGGGACCGGGATCGAGGTGGTGATGTCATCGATCTCCGCGATCTTCCCGAGCGTCTTCTCGACCGGCTCCGCGGCGGCGACCAGGTCGGCCGTGGCCTCCTTCGGGGGCGTCTGCACGACCTGCAGGCTCGCCTGACCCGATGAGCCCAGGAAGTCGGTCTGGATGAACGGCGTCATACCCAGCGTCGCGACGAGCAGCAGGGCCGAGGCGACCAGGGTGATGACCGGGTGTCGACGGGTCGCGTTCAGGGCCGGCATGAACGTGCGCTGCAGGCGGTCGGGAGCCGTGTGGATCTCGTCGAGCTCGGACGGCACCTCGTTCTCGTGGGCGAGCGGTGCGTCGTCCGCCGATCCCTCGGACACTGGCTGAGCCGCTTCGGCAGCTGCGGCACGGTGCTTCGGAGCCCTGTTGAGGAACCAGGAGGCGAGCACCGGCACGATCGTGAGCGAGACGACGAGAGAGGCGAGAAGCGCGATCGAGACCGTCACCGCGAACGGCCGGAACAGCTGCCCGGCGATCCCGGAGACGAAGGCGATGGGCAGGAAGACCGCGACGGTCGTGAGCGTCGAGGCGGTGATGGCACCGGCGACCTGACGTACCGAGGCGACGATGCCGTCGATGGTGAGCGGCCCGTCGCCACGTCGTCTCGAGATGTTCTCGATCACCACGATGGAGTCGTCGACGACACGTCCGATGGCGATCGTGAGCGCGCCGAGGGTCAGGATGTTGAGGGTGTTGCCGCTCCACCACAGGCCCACGAGCGTGATCAGCAGCGACAGCGGGATCGACACGGCAGCGATGACCGTCGAGCGCCACGAGCGCAGGAACGCGAGGATCACGAGCACGGCGAAGAGCAGGCCCAGCCCGCCCTCGACGGAGAGGTCGTGGATCGACTGCTCGATGTAGGGCGCCTGGTCGAAGATCGTCACGAACTCGGCCTTGACGATCGGGGCGAGCCGGTCGAGCTCGGCGTTCACGCCGTGCGAGATGTCGACCACGTTGGCTCCCTGCGACGGGATGATCTGGAGCGTGAGCGACGGGTTGCCGTTGACCCGCGAGATGGTCTGCGCCGGCACCGTCTCGATCGAGACGTCGGCGAATTCGGCGACCGTGACGGCTCCCTCGGGCGTGGGCACAGGAAGGGCCTGGATGTCTTCGAGAGTGGCGAGTCGCGACCCCACGGTGATCGACAGAGGCCCCTCGGCGGAATCCGCCTGCCCTGCCGGGAGCGCGGCGCCGTGCGCCTCGAGGATCGGGCCGAGCGTCGAGGGCTCGACCTTCAGCCGTGTGACATCCGCGGGGCGGAGATCGATCGTGATGCGCTGCGTCTCCTGGCCCGCGAGCTCGACGCCGCGCACACCCGGTACGCCCTTGAGCGCCGGGACGACGGTCTGCTGCAGAGCGTCGCCGAACGTCTCCTGGTCGCCGCTGGTACCCGCGCTGAGGACCATCGCGGGCAGATCCCCGGCACCGCCCGACGCCACCTGGACCTCTGTGCCCGAGGGGAAGCTCGGCTTCAACGACTCGGTCGCACTGCGGATCGTGCGCAGGGTCTCCTCGTCGTTCTCCCCGAACGACCACTCGACGAGGATCTGCGCACCCCCGCTGGATGTGGTGGACGTGACGCTCGTCACGCCGGGCACGGCGCGGACGGCCTGCTCGACGGGCTCGGTCACGCTGCTCGCCATCTCTTCGGGCGCGAGACCCTGCGACTGCGCCGAGATGAACGCCATGGGCGCCTGCAGCGACGGCATCAGCTCCTGCTTGAGCGAGCCCATCGAGATCAGGCCGAGAGCGACGATCGCCAGTGTCGCGAGCGACAGGATCAGGCGGTTCTTGAGACTGCTGCGTGTGAGGAACGACATGGAGCGGTGAGGTGCTTTCGGCTGGGTCGCAGCGGCGGGCGAAGTGGCACGCGCGCGACGCGGAAGCCGCCTGTGATCACTCGACCCACGTCGCCCCGTGCCGAATCCTGTGGGTCCGGCTCAGCGCGACGAGAGGCGACTGAGCTCCGGCGACACGATCGACGATTCGAGCCTGCCGGGTCGCGCGCGCCGGGGCATCCTCCCGCAGGGTGATCCTCGTCCCCCCGCGGGAGGACTCGGGCGCCCTGGGCGCGGGATGGCGGCAGGGGCGGCGGCGCGATCCGATTCTGGATCCAGAATGCAGAGTTCGACAGGAGGATCCGATACTCTCGCTCCCATGGTGCAATCAGGGAACGCCGCGTCGCCCAAGGAACGGGCCGAGGCTCTGCA is a genomic window of Microbacterium maritypicum containing:
- a CDS encoding alpha/beta fold hydrolase, producing MTQTTSSPTILFIAGHWLGAWAWDEVLEHLNAAGPRAVAMTLPGLDANDPERATKTLDDQAAGILGELARLGVSEQHPAIIVAHSGANAPVSLVLDRHPELFARVVWVDSGPVATGSVFAPDLPEQVDELPLPPFEVLGQQASLEGLSTEVLERFRERAVPQPGPALRQPVELVDDARRRIPTTLVCCSISGTQVRELAQAGHPMFAEVAELDHLDVVDLPTGHWPMWSRPGDLAELIQAVASSSD
- a CDS encoding efflux RND transporter permease subunit yields the protein MSFLTRSSLKNRLILSLATLAIVALGLISMGSLKQELMPSLQAPMAFISAQSQGLAPEEMASSVTEPVEQAVRAVPGVTSVTSTTSSGGAQILVEWSFGENDEETLRTIRSATESLKPSFPSGTEVQVASGGAGDLPAMVLSAGTSGDQETFGDALQQTVVPALKGVPGVRGVELAGQETQRITIDLRPADVTRLKVEPSTLGPILEAHGAALPAGQADSAEGPLSITVGSRLATLEDIQALPVPTPEGAVTVAEFADVSIETVPAQTISRVNGNPSLTLQIIPSQGANVVDISHGVNAELDRLAPIVKAEFVTIFDQAPYIEQSIHDLSVEGGLGLLFAVLVILAFLRSWRSTVIAAVSIPLSLLITLVGLWWSGNTLNILTLGALTIAIGRVVDDSIVVIENISRRRGDGPLTIDGIVASVRQVAGAITASTLTTVAVFLPIAFVSGIAGQLFRPFAVTVSIALLASLVVSLTIVPVLASWFLNRAPKHRAAAAEAAQPVSEGSADDAPLAHENEVPSELDEIHTAPDRLQRTFMPALNATRRHPVITLVASALLLVATLGMTPFIQTDFLGSSGQASLQVVQTPPKEATADLVAAAEPVEKTLGKIAEIDDITTSIPVPTPGTPTSITYDLRVKDGADVAAVESKVQKALDGLADSGTIELASQDASLAGAGDGIALAIQGNDPAALRTASDLLETQLADADGVRSVKSELAGEQPVLRVKVDEPLAARLGFDRATIAKAVQEALSGTTVGTLMYEGRERDIVVRTPGSARTADKLGEIMLPVTAQQTAEAQKAAADALEAKAKAKADEAKTKAEKELDSQINTATKQRAELAGQIGALNKQLAELSAAPIVPADPLSPEDEAVLQAQAERAEQLSALQSAIEGAQSGIKAADEQIKALRQSRTDAAAQQVEAEAAEAEQKAATEVTGTAIPLAAIATVEEELTAPTITRAEGERQVTLTVTPEKGGLSAASRAIDEAIAETDLPAGVTFEQGGASAQQDEAFSQLGLAMLGAIVLVLLVMVATFRNFRGPLVLLISIPFAATGAILGLLLTGTPMGLPALIGLLMLIGIVVTNAIVLMDLVNRLRVAGASLDEAVEHGTRLRLRPILMTAAATVFALVPMSLGLTGGGVFISKPLAIVVIGGLVSSTLLTLVLVPVLYTLVERSRDRRIAKRAERRARREERRAASAEETMDVFEVAADRE